Proteins encoded within one genomic window of Aspergillus nidulans FGSC A4 chromosome VII:
- a CDS encoding peptide-methionine (R)-S-oxide reductase (transcript_id=CADANIAT00008592): MAPPPVNKSEDEWRAVLSPGKQACPAHSKSPPWAMAAGCSIEMESEYDSHYPSKGVYTCAGCHAPLYKASHKFKSGCGWPAYFDSIPGAVQRHVDNSFGMERTEITCTNCGGHLGHVFKGEGYPTPTDERHCVNSISLKFTENEEGEGAKAKA, from the exons ATGGCGCCGCCTCCGGTCAACAAGAGTGAGGATGAGTGGCGCGCTGTTTTGAGCCCAGGTAAGCAGGCTTGCCCCGCACATTCGAAGAGCCCGCCTTGGGCCATGGCCGCTGGTTGCTCCATTGAAATGGAAA GCGAATATGATTCCCACTACCCCTCCAAAGGCGTGTATACCTGCGCGGGCTGCCACGCACCGCTATACAAAGCGAGTCACAAGTTCAAGTCCGGGTGCGGATGGCCCGCGTACTTTGATTCAATTCCCGGAGCAGTTCAGAGACACGTGGATAACTCGtttgggatggagaggacggaGATCACTTGTACGAACTGCGGGGGTCATCTGGGGCATGTcttcaaaggagaaggaTACCCGACGCCAACGGATGAGAGACATTGTGTGAACAGTATTAGTCTGAAGTTTACAGAAAATGAGGAGGGCGAAGGTGCGAAGGCTAAAGCGTGA